TCGTCGTCCATCGTCGCCTCGGGCAGCGTCGCCTGTGCGGGCTCGATCGTTCCCTCTCCCGACAGCGCGTCGGCCATCTGGCGGGCGGCCTCGCTCACGTCGCGGGCCGACTCCAGCTCGCGCTCCAGTTGGTCGATCCGCCGATCCCGCTGGGCGAGCTCGCGTTCGAGCTCCGCGACCCGCTCTCGTTCGCGTTGCTGGTCCTCGCTGATCGACTGGAGGTCGCCGACCAGTCCATCACTGACCGATTTGAGCTCGGGACGCTCGAAGTCCTCCAGCCCCGGCGTCGCCCCCGCGTCGAAGGTCCGCTTTCGCTTGAACTGCACCCGCCGGACCTCCCCATCGGTCCAGTCGGTCTGGAGAAAGGCCTCGCCCGCGTCGAGCTCCGCGACCCGCTCGCCGTACTCGCCGCCGACGATCCGTCCGACGACCTTCGTGTCGTTGTCCCACGTCAACCGATGCCAAACCAGCCAGTTCGCCTGCGTGATGAAGTCCTTCTTGACGTCGGCGGGCCGCTGGCTGATGCCGACGATCCCCAGCCCGTGTTTCCGCCCGCGTTTCCCGATCTTGATCAACATCCGGCCAGTTTCGTCCATCCCGCCGCCCTCGGGGATGTACTCGTGGACCTCCTCGACGACCAGCAGGAACGGCTTCTTCAGCTTCTTCTCCTTGGCGAAGAGGTGGCGGGCGGTTTCTCGGAGGAGTTCGTCGGCGGCGTCCTCGTCGAGGTAGCCCGAGACGTCGAGGATGGTGGGGACGTTCTGGTCGAGGGCGAGTTCGGCGACCTTTTCGGCGTGTTCGGGGCCGACCTGGATGTCACACTCCTCGTCGGCGCCGGCGTGCAGCAGCTCGTACTCCTCCTTGAGCCCGTAGTACTCGCCGTCGGTGTCGACGATCAGGACGGGGTAGCCCGCCTCGAGCAGCTCCTCGACGACGACGCTCGCGGTGTTGGACTTGCCCGACCCGGACTTGCCGGTGATGAAGCCCCGGCCGGTCAAAAGCTGGACGACCGGCATTCCGACCGGCGTCCCGTCGTCTGCGGTTCCGATCGTCACTCGCTCGTCGCTCATGGTTCGCCTCGCGCGTTCATTGGCAGGAAATATCGGGTATGTTACTTAAACTCTGTCGCCGGCGGAGCGAGGGGTTTACCGGACGGCGGGGTAAGTGGAGGGTATGAGCGAGGGATGGTTCGCCGGGGTCACGCCCGACGACGGGGCGCGTGCGGTCCGCGAGGGCCGCGCCGACGCCCCCGAGGACTGGCCGGCGCTGGCGGTCGAGTCGGGGTTCGCCGACACGCGAGAAGGGTACTACGAGCGGCTTCACGACGCGAGCGTCGCGGCCGCCAGCGAGGAGGTCCGCGAGCGCGAGCGGGCCGACGACGCCCAGCTCGTCCACGCGGTCCGCGCGATGGACGACGCCGAGCGCGTCGCCAACGAGCTCGCCGAACGGGTCGCCGAATGGGGCGGCAGCCTCGGGATCGACGAGGGTGCCGGCGTCGAGTACGCCCGCGAGCTGGCCGGGCACGAGCCCGAGGACCCGGTCGAGGAGCGGGCGGTCGCGCTCGCCTCCCGGACCGCCGCGGTGGCCGACGAGGCCGATTCCCTCAGGGGTTTCATCGAGCGGACCACGCCCGCGGTCGCGCCCAACCTCGCGGTGCTTGCGGGGCCGGTGCTCGCGGCACGACTGATCGCGCTGGCCGGCGGGCTCGGCGAGCTCGCGAAGAAGCCAAGCGGCACCCTTCAGGTGCTCGGCGCCGAGGACGCGCTGTTCGCCCACCTGCGGGGCCACGCCCCCTCGCCCAAACACGGCATCATCTTCACCCACGAGTACGTCCGGGGCACCCGCCCCGAGGATCGGGGCTCGGCCGCCCGCGCGCTCGCGGGCAAGCTCACCATCGTCGCCCGGGTCGACCACTACTCGGGCGACCGCCGGCCCGAGCTCGACGACGAACTCGACGACCGCATCGCGACCATCCGGGCGCGGGAGGACGAGACATGAGCCTGCCCAAGGGGATCGAACGGCGCGATCTGGGCGGGTCCGATCGCCTCGCGACCCGCGGGGAGCCGGTCTACGGCGAGCCCACCTCCGAGGGGTGGCGCGCGTGGGACCCCAACCGCTCGAAGCTCGGCGCGATGCTCGAGACGGGGATGGAGACGGGGCTCGCGGGAAGCGATCCCGAGGCCGGTCCCTACACGGGCGATACGGTGCTCTACCTGGGGGCCGCGAGCGGCACCACCGTCGGCCACGTCGCGGACTTCGCGGGGCCGACCTACGCCGTCGAGTTCGCGCCCCGGCCCGTTCGGGACCTCGTCGGGGTCGCAGAGGACCGGCCGAACCTCTTTCCGCTGCTGAAGGACGCCCGCACGCCCGAGAGCTACGCCCACGTCGTCGAGTCGGGCGTCGACGCGATCGTCCAGGACGTCGCGACCCGCGGGCAGGCCGACGTGGCGCTCCGGAACCGCGAGTTCCTCCGCGAGGACGGCCGGCTGCTCGCGGCGATCAAGGCCCGAAGCGAGGACGTGACCCGCGAGCCCGACGAGGTGTTCCCCGAGGTCCTCGAGCGCCTCGAGGAGGGCTACGAGGTCCTCGGGACCGAGCGCCTCGAACCGTACCACGACGACCACCTCGCGGTGGTCGCCCGGCCCCGGTAATCCCGGGGCATAACAGGGGCTATTTATCCGCGGGGGCCGAACCCGGTTCCGATGGAGACGGGTTCGGCCGAGAACTTCACACGGATGGGCACGCTCGGGATCGAGGAGGAGTTCTTCGTCGTCGACGACTCGGGCCGGCCCGTGTCGGGGACCGACGAACTCGTCTACGCGAACGACCCCCCCGGCGTTCTCGAGGACCGCCTCGATCACGAGCTGTTCAAGTTCGTGATCGAGACCCAGACGCCCGTGATCGACTCCCTCTCGGAGGCCGGCGACGTCCTGGGCGAAGTGAGAGAAACGCTCGTCTCGTACGCCGCCGAGCACGGCTACCGGATCGCCGCCGCGGGCCTGCATCCCGCCGCGAAGTGGCGCGAGCTCGAACACGCCGAGAAGCCCCGCTATCGCTCGCAGCTCGATCGCATCCAGTACCCCCAGCATCGAAACACGACGGCAGGGCTGCACGTCCACGTCGGGGTCGACGACGCCGACAAGGCGACCTGGATCGCCAACGAGATCCGCTGGTTCCTCCCGATCATGCTCGCCCTCTCGGCGAACTCGCCGTACTGGAACGGGTTCGATACCGGCCTCCAGTCAGCCCGCGCGAAGATATTCGAGGGGCTGCCCAACACCGGGATGCCGACGGGCTTCTCGAGCTTCTCGGCGTTCGCCGACTTCGAGCGCCTGATGGTCGAGCAGGGTTCGATCAACGACCGCGGGGAGCTGTGGTACGACGTCCGGCCCCACTCGGATCACGGCACCGTCGAGGTCCGCACGCCCGACGGCCAGGCCGATCCCGAGCGCGTGCTGGCGTTCGTCGAGTACACCCACGCGCTCGTTCTCGACCTCGCCGAGCGTTACGAGGACCACGCCGATCCGTGGGCCGCGGGCCACGATCACCGCCGCGAACTCCTCGACGAGAACAAGTGGCGCGCGATGCGCCACGGCCACGAGGCCTCCTTCATCGCGCGGGATCGCTCGGGGGTCGTCTCGCTGGGCGAGGTCGTCGCCCGGGAGTGCGAACGCCTCGGGGTCGAGGGGATCGGCCGGATCCACGCCGAGGGAAGCGGCACCGCGCGTCAGCGCCAGCTCCACCACGAATCGGGCCCCGAGGCGCTCTACGAGTCGCTCGTCCTGTCGCCATAGCGTCCTCAGGACCGATCCACTTCCCTCGTTTTCGACGGGAGACACCCCCTAGGCAAGACTTTTCACCGCTGCAATCTTCCGTCCCTTCAGAACGGACATGTCCGACGATGACACAGACACCGGCGACGAGATACCGGTCGAGGTCGACTCCGAGGAGGACTCGGACGCCCGGACGCGTATCGAGGAGGGTGCCGACCGCGCGGTCGAGGAGTTCGACAGGGGGATCGTCGACCTGCTGGCGTGGGTGCTCGACACCGAGACCCGCGCGCGGATCTACGTCTACCTCCGGCAGTACCCCGGCTCGACCAGCGAGGAGATCGCCGAGGGGACGGGCCTCTATCCCAGTACCGTCCGCGAGGCGCTCGCGGAGCTCAACGAGGAGGGCAACGTCTCCCGGGAGAAGCGCGAAAGCGAGGGCGCGGGCAACAACCCCTACGAGTACACCGCCATCGCGCCCAGCGAGCTCGTCGGGGGGATCCTCCACCAGGTCCAGGACGAGCTCAACACGGTGTTCAACCTCGATCAGTACCTCGACGAGGACGGCGAGGAGACGAGCCGGCCCATCAGCATCACCGTCGACGACACCGACGCCGGTTCGGAGGAGCCGCACGATCGGGACGAGGCGGACGACCCGACCGGTGAGGACGGCGAGGAGATCGGGGAGTAGCCCTTCCGAAGGCTCTAAACCACCGGCTCGCATCGCACCGGTATGCAGGTTGCGCTGGGTGGGACGTTCGATCCGGTACACGACGGGCATCGCGCGCTGTTCGAGCGCGCCTTCGAACTCGGGGACGTCACCGTCGGCCTCACGAGCGACGAGCTCGCGCCCGAAACCCGCCGGGAGGACCGGTACGTTCGGCCCTTCGATGAGCGAAAGGCGGACCTCGAAAGCGAGCTCGCGGCGCTCGCCGAGGAGCACGACCGCGAGTACGAGGTCATGGAGCTCGAGGAGCCGACGGGCATCGCCACCCAGCCCCGCTTCGATGCGTTGATCGTCTCGCCCGAGACCGAGGCCGGCGGCGAGCGGATCAACGAGCTCCGACGGGAGCGTGGCCACGACCCCCTCGAGCTGGTCGTCGTCGACCACCTCCGGGCGGAGGACGGCGACGTCGTCTCGAGCACCCGGATCGTCAACGGCGAGATCGACGAACACGGCAACCTCACGCCCGACCGTGACGGACGCGACCGCGAGCGTTCGCGGTAGCTCCCGGCGGTCGGTTCGATCGCGGAAAACGACGGCGTGGTTACGCGGCGACGCCTAACCGCTCGAGATCCTCGTGGGAGTACTCGTCGCGGAGCTCCTCAGCGGAGTGTTCCTCGCGTAGTTCGGTGCGTTCGTCCTCGCTCATCCCCTCGACGGGACCGAAGCAGTGACACATTCCACTTCCCTCTTAGCCCCCTGGAATCAAAAACCCTGTTAGCACCGCCCTACCGGTTATGTAACACCAATACGAGAATGGCAAGGATTAGTATGGAGTGTTGGAGCGTTGTTAACCAGTCCGGTCTACCAGGTCGGCGGCTCGAGTCCGGCCTCCTCGAGCAGGGACTTCCAGCGGTTCTGGACGGTCAGGCGGGTGACCCCGACGGCGTCGGCGACGTCCCCCTGGGAGCGGCGCTCGCCGGCGATCAGTCCGGCGGCGTAGAGGCTCGCGGCGATCGCGGCGGGCTTCGAGCGCTCGGCGTCGGGGGCCGTCGAGAGGAAGAGGTCCTCGGCGGTCGAACGGGTGTCGCTCCCGAGATCCAGCTCGTCGGCCGCCCGGTCGAGGTCGGCGAGCCACCGTTCGTTCTGCAGTCGGTCGCTTGCACGATACACGGCCTGTGTTGGTCGCGATCGGATTTAAACCGTTTGACCGCCCCGTCGGTCATTATCCAGCCGGTCCCTCGTTTCTTCCCACCTCGCGGGGGCGACGCGGGTACTATGTGGACGGCACACCACACTTCGGCATGTCGTTCGATCCCGAGCGCATCACGACGGTCACGTTCGACTCCTACAGCACGCTGGTCGACGTCGACGCGGCCGAGAGCGCCCTCGAGGAGCGCGTCGAGGACCCCGAACCGGTGTCGAAGCTCTGGCGATCGCGCTCGCTCGAGTACACGTTCGTCGCGAACGCGATCGACGCCTACCAGCCCTTCTACGAGATGAACCGCGACGCGCTCCAGTACGCCCTCGACGCCCACGGGGTCGACCTCCCGACCGAGGAGCGCGACGAGATCCTCGCGGTCTACCACGAACTCGACGTCTTCGACGACGTGCGCGAGGGGATCGAGCGCCTGCGCGACGGCGGCTACGACCCGTACGTCGTCTCGAACGGAAATCCAGGAATGCTCGACTCGATGGTCGAGCACGCGGGGATCGGCGACCTGCTCGAGGACACGATCAGCGCCGACGAGATCCGGACGTTCAAGCCGGCCGCGGAGCTCTACCGCCACGCCGCGGCACGAACGGGAACCCCGATCGGGGAGATCGCCCACGTCACCGCGGGCTGGTTCGACGTGCTGGGGGCGAAACATGCCGGGATGCAGTCGGTGTGGGTCGACCGGAAGGGCTCGCCGTGGGAGCCCTTCGGCGGCGATCCGGACCTGACGATCGAGCGCTTCGACGATCTGGTGGAGGCGCTGGGACTGTAGCAGGCGGCGGGTGGGCGAACAGCGACGGGTTTTTACTCCGCTCGCGGGAAACCCGTACTGCGCGCGGGTTGCCGAGCTAGGCCAAAGGCGCAGCGCTTAGGACGCTGTCCCGTAGGGGTCCGCCGGTTCGAATCCGGTCCCGCGCACTGAACGGAACGCTGTGAGCGAAGCGAACAGCGCGGAGTGAGGGAGCAGGACCGATTCGAAGCAGGGAGCAGCTCTGCTGCGACCGAGGTTCGAATCCGGTCCCGCGCATCCACCTTTTACTCGCCCGGCTCGCGGAGGATCGCGAGGAAGTAGAGGGAACCGACATCGAGGCGCTGGAGGCCGAGATCGACGAGGCGGTGTACGACCTGTTCGATCTCACCGAGGAAGAGCGCGAGGTGATCGAGGAGTATCTGGAGGTCTTCTGAACCACCTCAAACGAACTCGACGTCGAGTTCGTCGGTGATCACCTCGACGTCGAAGTCCGAGTCGGCGACCACGAGCCGCTCGTCGAGCCCCTTCGCGGCTCCGGCGATGAACGCGTCGCGGGCCGCGAGCGGCTCCCCGCGACGGTAAAGCGCGTCCTGGAGCTCGCCCGCCGAGCGCGCGAGGTCGGGGGTTCCCTCGACGACGGTGAGCCAGTCGAGCGCGCCATCGAGGGCATCGAACTCCGCCGGACCGGACCTGAACACCTCCCCTTGGTATAGCTCGAACATCACCAGCGGGATCGTGATCGCGCGCTCCTCATAGCGGGTTTCGATGTAATCTACCGTCTCGCTAACACCGTCGAGGTAATCGATGAGGACGCTACTGTCGTAGAGCGTCATCGAGAGCCGACGCTCCGTTTCATCTCCTTTCGTGCCCGGCGGGCGCCTTCCGCTGCGTCAGTGCCTTCCCACAGCCCGGCACCCTCCCGGACGCTTTCGCGTCGCTCTCTGATGAGTCGCGAAAGGACGTCGTCGAACGTTTCGTCGTCACCCTTTAGCGCGGCCAGCGCTGCATGGGTCTCCTCGTCTACTCGAATGCTCTTGCTCATACGATACAGTATACGAGTCTGTATACAATACTGTTCTGCCGCCCGGAAACTGACTCGATGGCTCCTTCAATCAGTAGGCGTCCCTGCAGTTACGGACCACACGGACTGAAGGAGCAGTCTCAAGAGAAACGCCGTGCTCCTTTCGTCCCGAGCGTCGTCAGCTCCCGTCGTCCGAGTTCCCGTCGCTTCCCGACCCGCTCAACGCCTTCTTCAGGTAGTAGTACCCCCCGAGGGCGACGAGCGTCGTGGCGATCGCGCCGGGCACGCCGTATCTCTTGTAGCCGAACGACGCCGCCTTCTTGCCGATCGCGAGTACTCCGACCATTGTGTTCTCCCGTTGAGCAGAGAGGGCCAAAAGCGTTCGCCCGGATCGTGTCTGCCGTGCGTCGGACGCGCTGAGGCGTGCCACAACGCTTTTTCGCGCGCACGGAGTGGTCTTCGACAATGGACCCTGTCTCCGAGCTCCTCTCGGGCATCGTCGCGGACGCCGACGCGGTCGCGCTCTTCTCGCCCAGCGGATCCCTGTACGACCGGTTCGTCGAGGCCGACCTCGACGCCGACGTGATCGTCATCGGCACCGAGAACACCGTCGACGCCGATACCTTCGTCGAGATCCCACTCGAGTTCGTCGACATCGAGGACCTCGTCGAGTTCGGAGTCGGGGCGGCCGTCGGCGACGGCTACGTCGAGGACGGCGACGTCGTCGTCTGTGCGACCGCGTCCTTCGACGACGAGATCGACACCGTCTCGCGGGTCCGGGCCGCGGAATCGGTCCACTCGGACCTCTACGACCTGTTCGTCAACTCCCGGGCCGAGCCCGACGTGATCCGCAGCGTGCTCGAGGTCGCGATCGATCTCGGCAAGAAGGGCCAGAAGGGCAAGCCCGTCGGCGCGTTGTTCGTCGTCGGCGACGCGGGCAACGTGATGAACAAGTCGCGCCCGCTCAGCTACAACCCCTTCGAGAAATCGCACGTCCACGTCGGCGACCCGATCGTCAACGTGATGCTCAAGGAGTTCTCGCGGCTCGACGGCGCGTTCGTCATCAGCGACTCGGGCAAGATCGTCTCCGCGTACCGCTACCTCGAACCCGCCGCCGAGGGGATCGACATCCCGAAGGGACTCGGCGCGCGCCACATGGCCGGCGGGGCGATCACGCGCGACACGAACGCCACGTCGATCGTTCTCTCCGAATCCGACGGCCTCGTGCGGGCGTTCAAGGGCGGGACGCTCGTCCTCGAGATCGACCCGGAGGAGTACTGAGATGCAGATCTCGATCCTGCGCGAACCGCTGGTGCTCGCGCTCGCGGTGTTCGTCGGGGTCGTCGTCCTCGGGTACGTCCTCGGCCAGCTCACCAAACAGGTGCTGACCGCGATCGGCATCGGCGACGTCGTCGAGGGGACCGCCTTCGACCGCACCGCCCAGGGGCTCGGTAGCTCGACGGTCTCGGTCGTCTCGCGGCTGAGTTCGTGGTTCATCTACGCCGTCGGCGTCCTGCTGGCGCTGTACGTCGCGGGCGTGCTCGAGCTCCACCTCCTGATCGGCGAGCTCGCCTGGCTGCTGCCCCGGGCGTTCATCGCGCTGTTCGTCGTCATCGCCGGCATCATCGCGGGCGACAAGATCGACCTGCTGATCGACGAACGCCTCCGGAGCGTCAAGTTCCCGGAGGTCGGGCTCGTCGGTACGGTCGCCAAATACAGCGTCATCTACGTCGCGGTCCTGATCGCGCTCGGCCAGCTCGGGATCGCGACCAACGCCCTGCTGGTCCTGCTCGCGGTCTACGTCTTCGGGCTGGTCTTCCTCGTCGCGGTCGCGGGCCGGGACCTGCTCGCCTCCGGCGCCGCGGGGCTCTATCTCTTCCTCAACGAGCCCTACGGGATCGGCGATCAGGTGCGTATCGGCGACCGTTCCGGCGTCGTCCAGGAGGTCGAGCTGTTCGTCACCCGCATCGAGGACGACGGGACCGAGTACATCGTCCCCAATCGCACCGTCTTCGAGGAGGGCGCGAGCAAACGGCGGTCTTAGAGTCCGCCGAGCTTCCGCAGCAGCTGGCCGCGGTACTCCTCGTCGCTTCGCTTCCCCTTCCGTTCGAGCACGTTCCGTTCGAGGGTCTCGAGCGCCAGCGAGAACGCCTCGTCGCCGCCGTAACCCTCGCCGGTGCCGGCGATCTGGCCCTCGCTGGTCCGCATCCGGACCTGACATCGGTAGAGCGCCTGGCCCCGGAGGCTCTCGTCGTGCTCCTTGAACCGGACGTGGACGTGGTGGACGTCCATGGTCCGGTGTTTGTCGCTGATCTCGAGCAGGCGCTCGCCGACCTCCTCGCGGGAGGTCGAGCGCAGCGCGTCGATGTTGGTGATCTGGACGTCCATCCCCTCCTCCTGGGTGTACGAGAGCGCGCGCATCACGTCGGTCTTGGTGACCACGCCCGCGACGCGCTCGTCGTAGTCGGGCGAGACGATCAGCCCGTCGTAGTCGTACTCGAACATCGTATTGACGGCCTCCGCGACGGTGTCCTCGAGGCCGATCGTCTGGGCGGGCCGGCTCATCTCGTCGTAGACGGGGAGGTCGATCAGGTCGAGGTCCTCGCCGCCGCGGGTGCCGTCGGTGGGCCGGTCTGGCGTCCGCAGGACGAAGTCGACGATGTCCTTGACCGTCACCATCCCCTCCGGACGCCCGTCCTCGCTGATGGGCAGCCGGGAGACGCCGTGCTCGCGCAGCCTGTTGATCGCCGTCCCCAGCGTGGTGTCCGTCGAGATCGTCACGACGTCGTCGGTCATGATCTGGCGGACCTCGAGCACGTCGAGGTTCTCGAGGGTCGCCTCGAGGATGGCGTCCTGCGTGATCGCTCCCCAGAGCTCGCCCTCGACGTAGACCGGGGCGATCCGGGTCTCGCTCTCGACGAGCTGGCGGGCGACGTCCCTGACGTTCGCGGTCCGCTCGAACAGGGGGACGGCCTTCGCGAGCCGCTCGGCGGCGGTCTCGTCGTCGCGATACGAGCGGAGCCACTCGCGGGGCGTGATCACGCCCTCGCACTCGCCGTCCCGGGCGACGAACACGCCGTCGATGTGCTCGTCCTCGAAGTACGGCTTGAGTTCGGCGATCCGGGTGTCCGGTTCCACCGCGACGTACTCGTCGGTCGCGACGTCGCTGATATCCATACGGGAGGATGGTCGCGCGTCGTCAGTTAAAACACTGCCTGCGTTCGCCGGGCGATCACTGGGTGTCGGCCGCGCTGGCGAACAGCTCGTCGTACTCCGCGGGGAACTGTTCGCGCGCGTCGACGAACGCCTCGCCGACCGCCTCCTCGAGGGCGTGGGTCGTCGCGCGCGTCGCCCGGGTCGCGAACTCCTCGTCGACCCCGGCGCGCTTCTCGAGCCGCGCTATGAACTCCTCGGGGCCGAACTCCTCGCTCGCGTCCTCGGTGCCGACCGTCCCGGCCAGTTCGTTGGGGAGTTCGCCGGCGATCTCCTCGGCCTCACCCGGTGCGAGGCGCTCGGAGAGCGTCTCGAGGACGGCCTTCGCGGCCGTCTCTGCCTCGTCGTTCGATTCGAGGTCCGCCTGCTGTCTGACCATCGTGTAGAACTCGGAGGGTTCCATACACGAAACTACCCCCGTCATGCCCTTCAAGACGAGGCCGTCACTCGCCGGGAGTCCGCACTTCAGCGGGGACGCCCGCGGCGGTCGCGCCCGGGGGCACGTCCTCGGTCACAAGGGAGTTCGCCGCGACGCTCGCGCCCGCGCCGATCTCGACGCCGGGCAGGACCACCGCGCCCGCGCCGATCATCGCCCGCTCGCCGACCCTGACGGGCCCGGTCCGGTACTCCTTCTGGAGGAACTCGTGACAGAGCAGGGTGGCGTCGTAACCGATGATCGCGCCGTCCTCGACGGTGATCAGCTCGGGCCAGAAGACGTCGGGCGTCGATTCGAGCCCCCAGGAGACGCCCTCGCCGACGGTGACGCCGACCCGCCGAAGCAGCCAGTTCTTGGCCCGGAGGCTCGGCGAGTGGCGCGCGAGAACGATCGCGAGGTAGTTGACGACGATGCGGAGGGGGTGGCGCGCGTCGGGCCAGTTCCACAGCGAGTTCGCGCGACCCGGCGTCGGGTGGCGGCTCACGCGCTCGTGACGGGGCGGGATCTCGTCGCTCACGTTCCGGCGTACGCCCGCCCAGCCCTTGAATCCGCCCGGTCACCCGATCACTCGGGGTCGGTCTCGTCCTGGCCGAGCGACTCCTCGTCACCCTCGTCGTTTTCGTCCTCGCCGTCGGTTCGGTCGCTCTCGCCGCCCGCGCTCCGCTTGTCGTCCCCGCCGTCCTCGGTTCCGCCGTACTGTCCGTCGTCGTTCTCGACTTCGTTGCTCCCGTACGCTGGTTCGTCGTCGTCTCCCATGGGCGAACCGAGACCGCCCACGCCCGAAAGGGCGGGGCCGGCAGGTGCCGTCACTTTTCACGCGCCTCGCGGCGCGGCAGGTCCTCGATGGCCGGCCCGTCGAGCACCCGCCCCTCGGGGGTGAACCGCGAGCCGTGACACGGGCAGTCCCAGCTCTCCTCGCCGTCGTTCCAGCGCAGCACGCACTTCATGTGCGGGCAGATCGCCGAGACGGCGTTGATCTCTCCTGATTCGTCCCGGGAGACCCCGACCGGCCCGTCGTCGGTCTTCACCACGGTGCCCTCGCCCGCTTCGAGGGCCGCCTCCTCGCCGGCCAGCAGTGAGCGCGCCCAGTCGGCCGTGAAATGCGCGCCGACCTCGGCGTTGTGGGTCACGAACGTCTTGGCCGACTCGCCGTTGACCCGTGCGGGCGAGAACACCTCCTGATGGGGGTGCTCGCCGTCGCGGATCAGCCCCGAGATGATCTCGCCGGCCGCGACCCCGCCGGTCATCCCCCAGCCGCCGAAGCCGGTGGCGACGTAGGCGTTCTCGCCGACGGGGCCGAGCCGGCCGATGTAGGGGACTTGGTCGAACGTCGTGTAGTCCTGGGTCGACCAGCGGTACTCGACCTCGCTGACGTCGAAGTACGTCCGGGCGAACGTCTCCAAGCGCTCGTAGCGCTCGCGCGTCGAGCCACCCTGTGCCGTCTCGTGGTTCTCGCCGCCGACCAGCACGAGCGGCTCGCCGTCGAGTTCGTGGACCCGGATCGACCGGTAGGGGTCGCCCGCGTTGTAGTACATCCCCTCGGGGGGTTCGCCCGCGACCCGGACCCCGAGCACGTGCGAGCGCTTGGTCTTCATCCGCGCGAAGAACCCCCCGCGGTCGAAGACCGGGAAGTGGGTCGCACAGACGACGTGCTCGGCGCGGACGGTCCCCGACTCGGTCTCGAGCTCGTAGGGGCCGCTCCCGCTCAGGTCGGTCGCGCGCGTCTCCTCGAAGACCGCGCCGCCCTCCTCCTCCACTCTCTCGGCCAGCCCGAGGACGTACTTGCGGGGATGGAACTGGCCCTGATCGGCGAAGCGGACCGCGCCCGCCGTCTCGTAGGGGAGGTCGACCTCCTCGCTCCCGACGAACTCCGCGGGCAGGCCGAGGCGTTTCGCCGCCTGGGCCTCGTCGTACACCTGCCCGCGGCTCTCGGAGTCGTCCGCGTAGACGTAGGCGGGGGCGCGCTCGAACTCGGCGTCGAACCCCTCGCTTCGCTCGGCGACTTCCTCTAAAGCGTCCTCGTTGGCCTCGGCGTACTGGCGCGCGCGCTCCTCGCCGACCGTTTCGAGCAGGTGGCCGTACTTCAGCCCGTGCTGGGAGGTGACCTTCGCGGTGGTGTGGCCCGTCACCGCCGCCCCGACCCGGTCGCGTTCGATCACCGCCACGTCGCGGCCGTCCTCGGCGAGGCGAGCAGCAGCGGAGAGCCCCGCGATGCCGGCGCCGACGACGGCGACCTCGACGGTTCGATCGCCCTCGAGCGGCGGGTGTCGCGGTCCGTCGGTCGTCGCGATCCACGGCGACTCGTCATGCGTCCGCTCGTGATCGTCCATGGGGCGGGCAACCACGGGAACCCCCCTCGTCGTTACCCCTGCGTGCGCCGGCCCCTACTCCCCGCGGAGCTCGTT
The sequence above is a segment of the Halalkalicoccus tibetensis genome. Coding sequences within it:
- a CDS encoding PIN domain-containing protein gives rise to the protein MTLYDSSVLIDYLDGVSETVDYIETRYEERAITIPLVMFELYQGEVFRSGPAEFDALDGALDWLTVVEGTPDLARSAGELQDALYRRGEPLAARDAFIAGAAKGLDERLVVADSDFDVEVITDELDVEFV
- a CDS encoding antitoxin VapB family protein; the protein is MSKSIRVDEETHAALAALKGDDETFDDVLSRLIRERRESVREGAGLWEGTDAAEGARRARKEMKRSVGSR
- the dacZ gene encoding diadenylate cyclase DacZ, which produces MDPVSELLSGIVADADAVALFSPSGSLYDRFVEADLDADVIVIGTENTVDADTFVEIPLEFVDIEDLVEFGVGAAVGDGYVEDGDVVVCATASFDDEIDTVSRVRAAESVHSDLYDLFVNSRAEPDVIRSVLEVAIDLGKKGQKGKPVGALFVVGDAGNVMNKSRPLSYNPFEKSHVHVGDPIVNVMLKEFSRLDGAFVISDSGKIVSAYRYLEPAAEGIDIPKGLGARHMAGGAITRDTNATSIVLSESDGLVRAFKGGTLVLEIDPEEY
- a CDS encoding mechanosensitive ion channel domain-containing protein, with the protein product MQISILREPLVLALAVFVGVVVLGYVLGQLTKQVLTAIGIGDVVEGTAFDRTAQGLGSSTVSVVSRLSSWFIYAVGVLLALYVAGVLELHLLIGELAWLLPRAFIALFVVIAGIIAGDKIDLLIDERLRSVKFPEVGLVGTVAKYSVIYVAVLIALGQLGIATNALLVLLAVYVFGLVFLVAVAGRDLLASGAAGLYLFLNEPYGIGDQVRIGDRSGVVQEVELFVTRIEDDGTEYIVPNRTVFEEGASKRRS
- a CDS encoding CBS domain-containing protein, which gives rise to MDISDVATDEYVAVEPDTRIAELKPYFEDEHIDGVFVARDGECEGVITPREWLRSYRDDETAAERLAKAVPLFERTANVRDVARQLVESETRIAPVYVEGELWGAITQDAILEATLENLDVLEVRQIMTDDVVTISTDTTLGTAINRLREHGVSRLPISEDGRPEGMVTVKDIVDFVLRTPDRPTDGTRGGEDLDLIDLPVYDEMSRPAQTIGLEDTVAEAVNTMFEYDYDGLIVSPDYDERVAGVVTKTDVMRALSYTQEEGMDVQITNIDALRSTSREEVGERLLEISDKHRTMDVHHVHVRFKEHDESLRGQALYRCQVRMRTSEGQIAGTGEGYGGDEAFSLALETLERNVLERKGKRSDEEYRGQLLRKLGGL
- a CDS encoding DUF2267 domain-containing protein is translated as MEPSEFYTMVRQQADLESNDEAETAAKAVLETLSERLAPGEAEEIAGELPNELAGTVGTEDASEEFGPEEFIARLEKRAGVDEEFATRATRATTHALEEAVGEAFVDAREQFPAEYDELFASAADTQ
- a CDS encoding acyltransferase; amino-acid sequence: MSDEIPPRHERVSRHPTPGRANSLWNWPDARHPLRIVVNYLAIVLARHSPSLRAKNWLLRRVGVTVGEGVSWGLESTPDVFWPELITVEDGAIIGYDATLLCHEFLQKEYRTGPVRVGERAMIGAGAVVLPGVEIGAGASVAANSLVTEDVPPGATAAGVPAEVRTPGE
- a CDS encoding FAD-dependent oxidoreductase, which encodes MDDHERTHDESPWIATTDGPRHPPLEGDRTVEVAVVGAGIAGLSAAARLAEDGRDVAVIERDRVGAAVTGHTTAKVTSQHGLKYGHLLETVGEERARQYAEANEDALEEVAERSEGFDAEFERAPAYVYADDSESRGQVYDEAQAAKRLGLPAEFVGSEEVDLPYETAGAVRFADQGQFHPRKYVLGLAERVEEEGGAVFEETRATDLSGSGPYELETESGTVRAEHVVCATHFPVFDRGGFFARMKTKRSHVLGVRVAGEPPEGMYYNAGDPYRSIRVHELDGEPLVLVGGENHETAQGGSTRERYERLETFARTYFDVSEVEYRWSTQDYTTFDQVPYIGRLGPVGENAYVATGFGGWGMTGGVAAGEIISGLIRDGEHPHQEVFSPARVNGESAKTFVTHNAEVGAHFTADWARSLLAGEEAALEAGEGTVVKTDDGPVGVSRDESGEINAVSAICPHMKCVLRWNDGEESWDCPCHGSRFTPEGRVLDGPAIEDLPRREAREK